One Streptomyces sp. ML-6 genomic region harbors:
- a CDS encoding tetratricopeptide repeat protein, with translation MVFMGDRATLLETGRFVQRRVHRPDSKANAAFGGDAAVKSETTDTPETPETLETPEIIRTTETAETAGCAATAESTEFTENTGSARIGRSAEARGASGTTGTTGGVESPESAESEARYRRAADAGNTASMSVLGALLLRRGDLDGAEPYLRGATADGDRAAANNLGVLLHQRGYPDEAAGWWRVAAVAGSAAAAHALGRHYRERGDEPGAEYWLRQSAEQGHALGAYALADLLEHRSDVGAERWLRAAAEQGHREAAYRLARMLDRSAADDPHDAFGRPGSGPGGRGADRPDVLDRIMARRDDGPVAGPATGRVGEAEQWYRQAAARGHQRAALHLGAILEQRGEPKEAGRWYLISAKAGEARAACALGFLLRDAGDEESAAVWWLRAAQDGDGNAANALGALHAARGEQQTAERWYRAAMDAGDVNGAYNLGLLCAAQDRTAQAEQWYRRAAYAGHREAANALAVLLLQAGDATGAEPWFSKAAEAGSVDAAFNLGILYAGRDEDRAALVWYERAAAAGHTEAALQVGMALLHQGEEQEAERHLRCAAGGGSAEAAFRLAGVLDSRRPPPGPPALGEPMPEKTECEEWYERAAEQGHRRAQVRVGMLAAARGDVDSAARWYREAAEAGSRNGAFNLGLLLAREGSEREAALWWSRAANDGHGRAALRLALLAARRGELTEGRRWCARAVELGPAEVAERAARLSEALHQELTA, from the coding sequence ATGGTATTTATGGGGGACAGGGCAACTCTGTTGGAGACAGGGCGGTTTGTGCAGCGCCGCGTTCATCGGCCGGATAGCAAGGCAAATGCGGCTTTTGGCGGTGATGCCGCAGTAAAGAGTGAGACCACCGACACACCTGAGACACCCGAGACGCTTGAAACGCCTGAGATCATCAGGACGACCGAGACCGCCGAGACTGCGGGGTGTGCCGCGACCGCCGAGAGCACGGAGTTCACAGAGAACACGGGAAGCGCCCGCATCGGCAGGAGCGCCGAGGCTCGCGGGGCCTCCGGGACGACCGGGACGACCGGCGGTGTTGAGAGCCCGGAGAGCGCCGAGAGCGAGGCCCGCTACCGACGCGCCGCCGACGCCGGGAACACCGCGTCGATGAGCGTCCTCGGCGCGCTGCTGCTGCGCCGCGGCGACCTGGACGGCGCCGAACCCTACCTGCGCGGCGCCACCGCGGACGGCGACCGGGCCGCGGCCAACAACCTGGGCGTCCTGCTCCACCAGCGCGGATACCCCGACGAAGCGGCCGGCTGGTGGCGCGTCGCCGCCGTCGCGGGTTCCGCGGCCGCCGCACACGCCCTCGGCCGTCACTACCGCGAGCGCGGCGACGAGCCCGGCGCCGAGTACTGGCTGCGGCAGTCCGCCGAGCAGGGCCACGCGCTGGGCGCGTACGCCCTCGCCGACCTGCTGGAACACCGCAGCGACGTCGGCGCGGAACGCTGGCTGCGCGCCGCCGCGGAACAGGGGCACCGGGAAGCCGCGTACCGTCTCGCGCGGATGCTGGACCGCAGCGCCGCGGACGACCCGCACGACGCCTTCGGACGGCCGGGCTCCGGCCCCGGCGGGAGGGGCGCCGACCGGCCGGACGTCCTCGACCGCATCATGGCGCGCAGGGACGACGGCCCGGTGGCGGGCCCGGCGACCGGCCGCGTGGGCGAGGCCGAGCAGTGGTACCGGCAGGCCGCCGCGCGGGGGCACCAGCGCGCCGCCCTGCACCTCGGCGCCATCCTCGAACAGCGCGGCGAGCCCAAGGAGGCCGGCCGCTGGTACCTCATCTCCGCGAAGGCCGGTGAGGCGCGGGCCGCCTGCGCGCTCGGCTTCCTGCTGCGTGACGCGGGTGACGAGGAGAGCGCCGCCGTGTGGTGGCTGCGCGCGGCGCAGGACGGCGACGGCAACGCGGCCAACGCCCTGGGCGCGCTGCACGCCGCCCGCGGCGAGCAGCAGACCGCCGAACGCTGGTACCGCGCCGCGATGGACGCGGGCGACGTCAACGGCGCCTACAACCTCGGGCTGCTCTGCGCGGCGCAGGACCGTACCGCGCAGGCCGAGCAGTGGTACCGCCGCGCCGCGTACGCGGGCCACCGCGAGGCCGCCAACGCGCTGGCCGTGCTCCTGCTCCAGGCCGGTGACGCGACCGGCGCCGAGCCCTGGTTCTCCAAGGCGGCCGAGGCGGGCAGCGTGGACGCGGCGTTCAACCTCGGCATCCTGTACGCCGGGCGCGACGAGGACCGTGCCGCCCTGGTCTGGTACGAGCGGGCGGCGGCGGCCGGGCACACCGAGGCCGCGCTCCAGGTTGGCATGGCCCTGCTGCACCAGGGCGAGGAGCAGGAGGCCGAACGCCATCTGCGCTGCGCGGCCGGCGGCGGCAGCGCCGAGGCCGCCTTCCGGCTGGCCGGGGTGCTGGACTCGCGCCGGCCGCCCCCGGGCCCTCCCGCGCTGGGCGAGCCGATGCCGGAGAAGACCGAGTGCGAGGAGTGGTACGAGCGGGCCGCCGAGCAGGGGCACCGCCGTGCCCAGGTGCGGGTCGGGATGCTCGCGGCCGCCCGCGGCGACGTGGACAGCGCCGCCCGCTGGTACCGCGAGGCCGCCGAGGCGGGCAGTCGCAACGGCGCCTTCAACCTGGGGCTGCTGCTCGCCCGCGAGGGCAGCGAGCGGGAGGCCGCGCTGTGGTGGAGCCGCGCCGCGAACGACGGGCACGGTCGGGCCGCCCTGCGGCTGGCCCTGCTGGCCGCCCGTCGCGGTGAGCTCACCGAGGGGCGGCGCTGGTGCGCGCGGGCCGTCGAGCTGGGCCCGGCGGAGGTCGCCGAACGGGCCGCCCGGCTGAGTGAGGCACTCCACCAGGAGCTGACCGCGTAG
- a CDS encoding Fur family transcriptional regulator has product MSDLLERLRGRGWRMTAQRRVVAEVLDGDHVHLTADEVHARAVAKLPEISRATVYNTLGEMVTLGEVIEVSTDRRAKRYDPNAHRPHHHLVCASCGAIRDVHPVGDPMADLPHEERFGFTVSDVEVTYRGICPNCAATA; this is encoded by the coding sequence ATGAGTGACCTGCTGGAACGACTCCGCGGACGCGGCTGGCGCATGACCGCACAGCGGCGCGTCGTGGCCGAGGTCCTCGACGGGGACCATGTGCACCTGACGGCCGACGAGGTCCATGCGCGGGCCGTCGCCAAGCTGCCCGAGATCTCCCGCGCCACCGTCTACAACACCCTGGGCGAGATGGTGACGCTCGGCGAGGTCATCGAGGTCTCCACGGACCGGCGCGCCAAGCGCTACGACCCGAACGCGCACCGCCCCCACCACCACCTCGTCTGCGCGAGCTGCGGCGCGATCCGCGACGTGCACCCGGTCGGCGACCCGATGGCGGACCTGCCTCACGAGGAGCGCTTCGGCTTCACGGTCTCCGACGTCGAGGTGACCTACCGGGGCATCTGCCCGAACTGCGCCGCGACGGCCTGA
- a CDS encoding catalase gives MTQGPLTTEAGAPVADNQNSQTAGVGGPVLVQDQSLLEKLAHFNRERIPERVVHARGAGAYGTFTLTRDVSQWTRAKFLSEVGKQTETFLRFSTVAGNLGAADAVRDPRGWALKFYTEEGNYDLVGNNTPVFFIKDAIKFPDFIHTQKRDPYTGSQEADNVWDFWGLSPESTHQVTWLFGDRGIPASYRHMNGYGSHTFQWNNEAGEVFWVKYHFKTDQGIKNLTSEEAALLAGSDPDSHQRDLREAIERGDFPTWTVQVQIMPAAEAATYRFNPFDLTKVWPHEDYPPIEIGKLELNRNPENIFAEVEQSIFSPAHFVPGIGPSPDKMLQGRLFAYGDAHRYRVGINADHLPVNRPHATEARTNSRDGYLYDGRHKGAKNYEPNSFGGPAQTDRPLWGPTTVNGEVGTHAAPSHAEDDDFVQAGNLYRLFSEDEKVRLIDNLAGFIAKVSRDDIIERAINNFRQADGDFGKRLEAAVQALRG, from the coding sequence GTGACGCAGGGACCGCTCACCACGGAGGCCGGCGCGCCGGTCGCCGACAACCAGAACAGCCAGACCGCGGGCGTCGGCGGTCCCGTCCTGGTGCAGGACCAGTCACTGCTGGAGAAGCTGGCGCACTTCAACCGCGAGCGCATTCCGGAGCGCGTCGTGCACGCCCGCGGCGCCGGTGCGTACGGCACGTTCACGCTGACCCGTGACGTCTCGCAGTGGACGCGGGCGAAGTTCCTCTCCGAGGTCGGCAAGCAGACCGAGACGTTCCTGCGCTTCTCCACCGTCGCGGGCAACCTCGGTGCGGCCGACGCGGTGCGCGACCCCCGCGGCTGGGCGCTGAAGTTCTACACCGAGGAGGGCAACTACGACCTCGTCGGCAACAACACCCCGGTGTTCTTCATCAAGGACGCCATCAAGTTCCCCGACTTCATCCACACCCAGAAGCGCGACCCGTACACCGGCTCGCAGGAGGCGGACAACGTCTGGGACTTCTGGGGTCTGTCCCCCGAGTCCACCCACCAGGTGACCTGGCTCTTCGGCGACCGAGGCATTCCCGCCAGCTACCGCCACATGAACGGCTACGGTTCCCACACCTTCCAGTGGAACAACGAGGCCGGCGAGGTCTTCTGGGTCAAGTACCACTTCAAGACCGACCAGGGCATCAAGAACCTCACCTCGGAGGAGGCCGCCCTCCTCGCCGGTTCCGACCCGGACAGCCACCAGCGCGACCTGCGCGAGGCCATCGAGCGCGGCGACTTCCCGACCTGGACCGTGCAGGTCCAGATCATGCCGGCGGCCGAGGCGGCCACGTACCGCTTCAACCCGTTCGACCTCACCAAGGTGTGGCCGCACGAGGACTACCCGCCGATCGAGATCGGGAAGCTGGAGCTCAACCGCAACCCGGAGAACATCTTCGCCGAGGTCGAGCAGTCGATCTTCAGCCCCGCGCACTTCGTGCCGGGCATCGGCCCGTCCCCCGACAAGATGCTCCAGGGCCGTCTCTTCGCCTACGGCGACGCCCACCGCTACCGCGTCGGCATCAACGCCGACCACCTGCCGGTGAATCGCCCGCACGCCACCGAGGCGCGCACCAACAGCCGTGACGGCTACCTGTACGACGGCCGCCACAAGGGCGCGAAGAACTACGAGCCGAACAGCTTCGGCGGCCCGGCGCAGACGGACCGCCCGCTGTGGGGGCCCACCACCGTCAACGGCGAGGTCGGCACGCACGCGGCCCCGAGCCACGCCGAGGACGACGACTTCGTGCAGGCCGGAAACCTCTACCGGCTCTTCTCCGAGGACGAGAAGGTGCGGCTGATCGACAACCTCGCCGGGTTCATCGCCAAGGTGTCGCGCGACGACATCATCGAGCGCGCGATCAACAACTTCCGCCAGGCGGACGGCGACTTCGGCAAGCGTCTGGAGGCCGCGGTCCAGGCCCTGCGCGGCTGA
- a CDS encoding CBS domain-containing protein, which produces MLVRDAMSTLVLTIGPAHTLRQAARLMSVRRVGAAVVLDQDTSGLGILTERDILDAIGWGQDPDVETVATHTTTDVVFAAPTWTLEEAAEAMTHGGFRHLIVLDDHGPVGIVSVRDILRCWTPTRRRRHAELIG; this is translated from the coding sequence ATGCTCGTCCGTGACGCCATGAGCACTCTGGTCCTCACCATCGGCCCCGCCCACACGCTCCGTCAGGCGGCGCGGCTGATGTCGGTCCGTCGCGTCGGGGCCGCGGTCGTCCTCGACCAGGACACCAGCGGGCTCGGCATCCTCACCGAACGCGACATACTCGACGCGATCGGCTGGGGCCAGGATCCCGACGTCGAGACCGTCGCCACCCACACCACCACCGACGTGGTCTTCGCCGCCCCCACCTGGACCCTGGAGGAGGCCGCGGAGGCCATGACGCACGGGGGGTTCCGCCATCTGATCGTGCTGGACGACCACGGGCCGGTGGGCATCGTCTCCGTCCGCGACATCCTGCGCTGCTGGACGCCCACCAGGCGCCGCCGCCACGCGGAGCTGATCGGCTGA
- the hisN gene encoding histidinol-phosphatase has translation MPDYHDDLRLAHVLADAADAATMERFKALDLKVETKPDMTPVSEADKAAEELIRGHLQRARPRDAILGEEFGIEGTGPRRWVIDPIDGTKNYVRGVPVWATLISLMEAGEEGFQPVVGVVSAPALNRRWWAAKGAGAFTGRSLTSATRLQVSKVERIADASFAYASLSGWEEQGRLEGFLDLTRACWRTRGYGDFWPYMMVAEGSVDICAEPELSLWDMAANAIVVQEAGGSFTSLDGVSGPGGGNAAASNGLLHHELLGYLNQRY, from the coding sequence ATGCCCGATTACCACGATGATCTGCGCCTTGCCCATGTACTGGCGGACGCCGCCGACGCGGCGACGATGGAGCGGTTCAAGGCCCTGGACCTCAAGGTCGAGACCAAGCCGGACATGACGCCGGTGAGCGAGGCCGACAAGGCCGCCGAGGAGCTGATCCGGGGCCATCTCCAGCGGGCGCGCCCGCGTGACGCGATCCTGGGCGAGGAGTTCGGCATCGAGGGCACCGGTCCGCGGCGCTGGGTGATCGACCCGATCGACGGCACCAAGAACTACGTGCGCGGCGTGCCCGTCTGGGCGACGCTGATCTCGCTGATGGAGGCCGGGGAGGAGGGTTTCCAGCCGGTCGTCGGCGTGGTGTCGGCCCCGGCGCTGAACCGGCGCTGGTGGGCGGCGAAGGGGGCCGGGGCGTTCACCGGCCGCAGTCTGACCTCCGCGACCCGGCTCCAGGTGTCGAAGGTCGAGCGGATCGCGGACGCCTCGTTCGCGTACGCATCGCTGAGCGGCTGGGAGGAGCAGGGCCGGCTCGAGGGGTTCCTGGATCTGACCCGGGCCTGCTGGCGCACCCGCGGGTACGGCGACTTCTGGCCGTACATGATGGTTGCCGAGGGCTCGGTGGACATCTGCGCGGAGCCGGAGCTCTCGCTCTGGGACATGGCCGCCAACGCGATCGTCGTCCAGGAGGCGGGCGGGAGTTTCACCAGCCTGGACGGGGTCTCCGGCCCGGGCGGCGGCAACGCCGCAGCCTCCAACGGCCTGCTCCACCACGAACTGCTGGGCTATCTGAACCAGCGCTACTGA
- a CDS encoding TetR/AcrR family transcriptional regulator, whose amino-acid sequence MPTAREALLDAALSALATRPWTAVRMVDVAAAAGVSRQTLHNEFGGKDGLARALLRDAADGYLAGVERALASDGGATEKLTATAVWTVRVVRANALVRGVLTGCWSERAPRPVRCGTPPVSSVPAQRRADAGTPPPAELLRLARERAAAVLGAFGPDPSAQRPPTDPTAQRSPHDPAVLAPRCEIVLRLALSYALVPARPGTGRGPVPLVRHVLEGRPVRSSEPRSRR is encoded by the coding sequence ATGCCCACAGCGCGGGAAGCACTGCTGGACGCCGCCCTCTCGGCGCTGGCGACCCGGCCCTGGACGGCGGTGCGCATGGTCGACGTGGCAGCCGCCGCCGGCGTCTCCCGGCAGACCCTCCACAACGAGTTCGGCGGCAAGGACGGCCTGGCCCGCGCCCTGCTCCGGGACGCCGCAGACGGCTATCTGGCCGGGGTGGAGCGGGCCCTGGCCTCGGACGGCGGCGCGACGGAGAAGCTGACCGCCACCGCTGTCTGGACCGTCCGGGTCGTACGCGCGAACGCCCTGGTCAGAGGGGTGCTGACGGGGTGCTGGAGCGAGCGGGCACCCCGCCCCGTGCGCTGCGGCACTCCGCCCGTCTCGTCGGTGCCCGCCCAACGGCGCGCCGATGCCGGGACGCCACCGCCCGCGGAGCTGCTCCGCCTGGCCAGGGAACGCGCGGCGGCCGTCCTCGGAGCCTTCGGCCCGGACCCGTCCGCGCAACGGCCACCGACCGACCCGACGGCGCAACGTTCGCCGCACGACCCGGCGGTGCTCGCCCCGCGCTGCGAGATCGTGCTCAGACTGGCCCTGAGCTACGCGCTGGTGCCGGCGCGGCCCGGAACGGGGCGGGGGCCGGTCCCACTGGTGCGCCATGTGCTGGAGGGGCGCCCGGTCCGCTCGTCCGAGCCGCGCTCCCGCAGGTGA
- a CDS encoding multidrug efflux SMR transporter, giving the protein MAWLLVVVAGLLETGFAVCLKLSHGFTRLWPTIAFAVFALGSFGLLTLSLKKLDVGPAYAVWTGIGAAGTAIYGMVFLDDVVSTLKLVSISLVILGVIGLQLSGSAH; this is encoded by the coding sequence ATGGCGTGGCTGCTGGTCGTGGTCGCAGGACTTCTGGAGACCGGTTTCGCCGTCTGCCTGAAACTCTCGCACGGCTTCACCCGGCTCTGGCCGACCATCGCGTTCGCCGTCTTCGCCCTCGGCAGCTTCGGTCTGCTGACGCTGTCGCTGAAGAAGCTCGACGTGGGGCCCGCCTACGCCGTGTGGACCGGCATCGGCGCGGCGGGCACCGCGATCTACGGCATGGTCTTCCTCGACGACGTGGTCTCCACCCTCAAGCTGGTCTCCATCAGCCTGGTCATCCTCGGGGTGATCGGCCTCCAGCTCTCGGGCTCGGCCCACTGA
- the rsgA gene encoding ribosome small subunit-dependent GTPase A, with the protein MRRYGKNPDEDDVRIRPNRKGNRPRTHIRPKHEDAEDGMVLTVDRGRLTCLVDGRTVVAMKARELGRKAAVVGDTVSIVGDLSGDKDTLARIVRIGERRSVLRRTADDDDPYERVVVANADQLAIVTALADPEPRPRMIDRCLVAAYDGGLSPLLVLTKSDLASPDKLLEAYTPLGVPFVVTSREELESGDAAERVREQLQDRVTAFVGHSGVGKTTLVNALVPKDRRRTTGVVNAVTGRGRHTTTSALALPLSGGRGWVIDTPGVRSFGLNHIDPSRVIHAFPDLEPGAEECPRGCTHDSRQPECALDAWVADGHADPARLDSLRRLLSTRERREGD; encoded by the coding sequence ATGCGCCGTTACGGCAAGAACCCCGACGAGGACGACGTCCGGATCCGCCCCAACCGCAAGGGCAACCGGCCCCGTACCCACATCCGTCCCAAGCACGAGGACGCCGAGGACGGCATGGTCCTCACCGTCGACCGCGGCCGTCTCACCTGTCTCGTCGACGGCCGTACGGTCGTGGCGATGAAGGCCCGCGAGCTGGGCCGGAAGGCCGCCGTGGTGGGCGACACCGTCTCGATCGTCGGGGACCTCTCCGGCGACAAGGACACCCTCGCCCGCATCGTCCGCATCGGTGAGCGCCGCTCGGTGCTGCGCCGGACCGCGGACGACGACGATCCGTACGAGCGGGTGGTCGTCGCCAACGCCGACCAGCTGGCGATCGTCACGGCGCTGGCCGATCCGGAACCCCGGCCGCGGATGATCGACCGCTGTCTGGTCGCCGCGTACGACGGCGGCCTCTCCCCGCTCCTGGTGCTCACCAAGTCGGACCTGGCCTCCCCGGACAAGCTGCTGGAGGCGTACACCCCGCTGGGCGTCCCGTTCGTCGTCACCAGCCGCGAGGAGCTGGAGAGCGGCGACGCGGCCGAGCGGGTCCGCGAGCAGCTCCAGGACCGGGTCACCGCCTTCGTCGGGCACTCCGGCGTCGGGAAGACCACGCTGGTCAACGCCCTCGTGCCGAAGGACCGGCGGCGCACGACCGGGGTGGTCAACGCGGTCACGGGCCGCGGCCGGCACACCACCACGTCGGCGCTCGCGCTGCCGCTGTCCGGCGGTCGCGGCTGGGTGATCGACACCCCCGGGGTGCGCTCCTTCGGGCTCAACCACATCGACCCGTCCCGGGTGATCCACGCGTTCCCGGACCTGGAGCCCGGCGCCGAGGAGTGCCCGCGCGGCTGCACCCACGACAGCCGGCAACCGGAATGCGCCCTGGACGCCTGGGTGGCGGACGGCCACGCCGACCCGGCCCGGCTCGACTCGCTGCGCCGGCTGCTGTCCACCCGCGAGCGGCGCGAGGGCGACTGA
- the aroA gene encoding 3-phosphoshikimate 1-carboxyvinyltransferase, giving the protein MTESSVHPALWPAPHATGAVDATVTVPGSKSVTNRALVLAALAAEPGWLRRPLRSRDTLLMAEALRAMGVGIEETVSSSSAVTGGPEASGEAWRVIPAGLHGPTTVDVGNAGTVMRFLPPVAALADGPIRFDGDPRSYERPLDGVIDALRVLGARVDDEGRGSLPMTVHGSGALDGGPVAIDASSSSQFVSALLLSAPRFNQGVEVRHTGARLPSMPHIRMTVDMLRAVGAQVDEPETGGEPNVWRVSPSALLGRDLTIEPDLSNAQPFLAAALVTGGRVTIPDWPERTTQPGDALREIFTAMGGSCELTERGLTFTGSGRIHGIDVDLGEVGELTPGIAAVAALADSPSTLSGVAHLRLHETDRLAALTKEINELGGDVTETADGLHIRPRPLHGGTFHTYDDHRMATAGSVIGLAVPGVEIENVATTAKTLPDFPQMWTGMLGV; this is encoded by the coding sequence ATGACCGAAAGCTCCGTGCACCCCGCCCTCTGGCCCGCCCCGCATGCGACCGGGGCCGTCGACGCGACCGTCACCGTGCCCGGGTCGAAGTCGGTCACCAACCGCGCGCTCGTCCTCGCCGCGCTCGCCGCCGAGCCCGGCTGGCTGCGCCGCCCGTTGCGTTCCCGCGACACCCTGCTGATGGCCGAGGCGCTGCGCGCGATGGGCGTCGGCATCGAGGAGACGGTCTCGTCCAGCTCCGCCGTCACGGGCGGCCCGGAGGCGTCCGGCGAGGCGTGGCGGGTCATCCCGGCCGGTCTGCACGGCCCCACCACGGTCGACGTCGGCAACGCCGGCACGGTGATGCGCTTCCTGCCGCCGGTCGCGGCCCTCGCCGACGGCCCGATCCGGTTCGACGGCGACCCGCGTTCGTACGAGCGCCCGCTGGACGGCGTGATCGACGCGCTGCGGGTGCTCGGCGCCCGGGTCGACGACGAGGGGCGCGGCTCGCTGCCGATGACGGTGCACGGCAGCGGTGCGCTGGACGGCGGGCCGGTGGCGATCGACGCCTCCTCGTCCTCCCAGTTCGTCTCGGCGCTGCTGCTCTCGGCGCCCCGCTTCAACCAGGGAGTGGAGGTGCGCCACACCGGCGCCCGGCTCCCCTCCATGCCGCACATCCGGATGACCGTGGACATGCTGCGGGCGGTCGGCGCGCAGGTCGACGAGCCGGAGACGGGCGGCGAGCCGAACGTCTGGCGGGTCTCCCCCTCCGCCCTGCTCGGCCGCGACCTCACCATCGAGCCCGACCTGTCCAACGCCCAGCCGTTCCTCGCGGCCGCGCTGGTCACCGGCGGCCGGGTCACCATCCCCGACTGGCCCGAGCGCACCACCCAGCCGGGCGACGCGCTGCGCGAGATCTTCACCGCGATGGGCGGCAGCTGCGAGCTGACCGAGCGCGGCCTCACCTTCACCGGATCGGGCCGCATCCACGGCATCGACGTCGATCTCGGCGAGGTCGGCGAGCTGACGCCCGGCATCGCGGCGGTCGCGGCCCTCGCCGATTCGCCGTCCACCCTGAGCGGTGTCGCCCATCTGCGGCTGCACGAGACGGACCGGCTGGCCGCGCTCACCAAGGAGATCAACGAGCTCGGCGGCGACGTCACCGAGACCGCCGACGGGCTCCACATCCGGCCCCGGCCGCTGCACGGCGGTACCTTCCATACGTATGACGACCACCGGATGGCAACCGCGGGGTCGGTCATCGGCCTTGCCGTCCCCGGAGTGGAGATCGAGAACGTGGCGACAACCGCCAAGACCCTGCCGGACTTCCCGCAGATGTGGACCGGAATGCTCGGGGTCTGA
- a CDS encoding M50 family metallopeptidase, with the protein MDSTDLGNLWDRLTGTQPAPEQWLVVVTGTLALIAVVPNPLWRLSRNAITLTHEGGHGLIALLTGRQLTGIRLHSDTSGLTLSRGRPTGIGMILTAAAGYTAPPLLGLGGAWLLVDGRITLLLWLATALLVAMLVMIRNVYGALAVILTGSAFLLVSGLASPAVQSLFAYAVVWFLLLGGVRPAFELQSMRRRGGAPDSDADQLSRLTDVPAPLWLFLFHTVSLSSLIGGGRWLLGM; encoded by the coding sequence ATGGACAGCACCGATCTGGGCAATCTGTGGGACCGCCTCACCGGCACCCAGCCCGCCCCCGAACAGTGGCTCGTGGTGGTGACCGGGACGCTCGCCCTCATCGCCGTCGTACCGAATCCGCTGTGGCGGCTGAGCCGCAACGCGATCACCCTCACGCACGAGGGCGGCCACGGGCTGATCGCACTGCTCACCGGCCGGCAGCTCACCGGCATCAGACTGCACTCGGACACCAGCGGCCTGACCCTCAGCCGCGGCAGACCGACCGGCATCGGCATGATCCTCACCGCCGCGGCCGGTTACACCGCCCCGCCGCTGCTGGGGCTGGGCGGGGCGTGGCTGCTGGTCGACGGCAGGATCACGCTGCTGCTGTGGCTGGCCACCGCGCTGCTCGTGGCGATGCTGGTGATGATCCGCAACGTGTACGGGGCGCTGGCGGTGATCCTCACCGGTTCGGCCTTCCTGCTGGTGTCCGGGCTGGCCTCGCCCGCCGTGCAGTCGCTGTTCGCGTACGCCGTGGTCTGGTTCCTGCTGCTCGGCGGCGTACGGCCGGCCTTCGAGCTCCAGTCGATGCGGCGGCGCGGGGGCGCGCCGGACTCGGACGCGGACCAGTTGTCACGGCTGACCGACGTGCCCGCACCGCTCTGGCTCTTCCTCTTCCACACGGTGTCGCTCTCCTCCCTGATCGGTGGGGGTCGCTGGCTGCTCGGCATGTGA
- a CDS encoding SOS response-associated peptidase → MCGRYASSRRPEDLAGIFQVEKWEPAEALAPDWNVAPTKEVHAVLERPVKDAADPRPVRQMRTLRWGLVPSWSKSPDGAARMINARAETVHEKPSFRRSFVSRRCILPADGYYEWVTGADERQLEEKGKKKRPRKQPYFVTPADGSVFAMAGLYDFWRDRTLPDDHPGAWWVTCSVITTEAETTPLGVAPAEGPATLADIHPRMPLMLTPDRWDAWLDPSNTEAEEVRGLLAPPPAGLMRAYPVATAVSNVRNNGPELVEELAAPEEGTLF, encoded by the coding sequence ATGTGCGGACGGTATGCATCGAGTCGGCGGCCCGAGGACCTGGCCGGAATCTTCCAGGTCGAGAAGTGGGAGCCCGCGGAGGCCCTGGCGCCGGACTGGAACGTGGCGCCGACCAAGGAGGTCCACGCGGTACTGGAACGTCCTGTGAAGGACGCGGCGGACCCGCGTCCGGTTCGCCAGATGCGCACCTTGAGATGGGGACTCGTGCCGTCCTGGTCGAAGTCGCCCGACGGTGCCGCGCGGATGATCAACGCCCGCGCGGAGACCGTCCACGAGAAGCCGTCCTTCCGGCGCTCCTTCGTCTCCCGGCGCTGCATCCTGCCCGCCGACGGCTACTACGAATGGGTCACCGGCGCGGACGAGCGGCAGCTGGAGGAGAAGGGGAAGAAGAAGCGCCCGCGCAAGCAGCCGTACTTCGTGACGCCCGCCGACGGGTCCGTCTTCGCGATGGCCGGGCTGTACGACTTCTGGCGCGACCGGACCCTGCCCGACGACCACCCGGGGGCCTGGTGGGTGACCTGCTCGGTGATCACGACGGAGGCGGAGACCACCCCGCTCGGCGTCGCCCCCGCCGAGGGCCCGGCGACGCTCGCCGACATCCACCCCCGGATGCCCCTGATGCTCACCCCGGACCGGTGGGACGCCTGGCTCGACCCGTCGAACACCGAGGCCGAGGAGGTGCGGGGGCTGCTCGCCCCGCCGCCAGCCGGGCTGATGCGGGCCTACCCGGTGGCCACGGCCGTCAGCAACGTCCGCAACAACGGGCCCGAGCTGGTGGAGGAGCTGGCCGCGCCGGAGGAGGGCACCCTCTTCTGA